In Alphaproteobacteria bacterium US3C007, one genomic interval encodes:
- the ftsY gene encoding signal recognition particle-docking protein FtsY: MAFFKKLKDRLFRSSSKLEDGLDSIVAEGGSLEQNIVENLQTSAEASVLVDTEQQSASIDEADPSLGGKKPLDDHFAAQSDQHISAPSFAPQAKPIEAVDAPLTDSAPAQQGESLKATSSLTSAQGSAGRAMPPTVDPMTEEMAQDQAQIMGKTDTDLGVDADRIAAAPAAGERDTDTVVNQAAASQAAQPLSNETAPEEGSASKPTAAAQSGQNQSAPGFFGRLMGRVQSAGVLKRKLDDEMLEQLEELLITSDMGVDTALRVTGNIAEGQFGKRLSVAELKSMLADEITRIMDSVARPMPLYAQTPQVVLVVGVNGSGKTTTIGKLASQFKAAGKSVVIAAGDTFRAAAVEQLQIWGERAGVPVLTAPEGSDPASLAFDAMTQAQADGADLLLIDTAGRLQNRADLMEELAKIVRVIRKKDPEAPHNTLLVLDATTGQNALSQVEIFKSISDVSGLVMTKLDGTAKGGVLVALADKFGLPIHAIGVGEQIDDLAPFDPAEFASALTGADLS; encoded by the coding sequence ATGGCATTTTTTAAAAAGCTTAAAGATCGTTTGTTTCGATCATCCTCAAAGCTGGAAGACGGCTTAGACTCAATTGTGGCCGAGGGTGGAAGCCTTGAGCAGAATATTGTGGAAAACCTGCAAACAAGCGCCGAGGCCTCTGTACTGGTTGATACAGAGCAACAGAGCGCATCAATCGATGAAGCCGATCCAAGCCTGGGCGGAAAAAAGCCTTTAGATGACCATTTTGCAGCGCAGAGCGATCAGCACATATCTGCGCCCTCTTTTGCGCCGCAAGCCAAGCCTATAGAGGCGGTTGATGCGCCCTTGACCGACAGCGCCCCTGCGCAACAAGGTGAGAGTTTGAAGGCCACTTCTTCCCTAACATCAGCGCAAGGCTCTGCGGGCCGCGCCATGCCGCCGACGGTCGATCCTATGACAGAAGAAATGGCGCAGGATCAGGCGCAAATAATGGGTAAAACAGATACGGATTTGGGTGTTGATGCAGATCGTATCGCCGCGGCGCCTGCTGCGGGTGAAAGAGACACAGACACCGTTGTTAACCAAGCTGCTGCCAGCCAAGCTGCGCAGCCCCTTTCAAATGAAACCGCGCCGGAAGAAGGCTCTGCCTCTAAACCTACAGCCGCGGCGCAAAGCGGCCAAAACCAATCGGCCCCGGGGTTTTTTGGACGCTTAATGGGGCGGGTGCAATCGGCGGGCGTTCTAAAACGCAAGCTGGATGATGAGATGCTCGAGCAGCTCGAAGAATTGCTGATCACCTCGGATATGGGCGTGGATACGGCTTTGCGGGTGACGGGCAATATTGCAGAGGGCCAATTTGGCAAAAGGCTTTCGGTAGCTGAGCTGAAATCTATGTTGGCGGATGAGATTACGCGCATTATGGATTCCGTCGCGCGGCCTATGCCACTTTATGCACAAACCCCGCAGGTGGTGTTGGTGGTCGGCGTCAATGGCTCGGGCAAAACCACCACGATTGGAAAATTGGCCAGCCAGTTCAAGGCGGCGGGTAAGTCTGTGGTCATTGCCGCGGGCGATACGTTTCGCGCCGCCGCAGTGGAGCAATTGCAAATTTGGGGTGAGCGGGCTGGTGTTCCCGTGCTTACAGCCCCAGAAGGCTCTGATCCGGCCAGTTTGGCCTTTGACGCGATGACGCAGGCGCAGGCTGATGGCGCTGATTTGCTGCTGATTGATACGGCCGGACGGTTGCAAAATCGCGCAGATTTGATGGAGGAATTGGCGAAAATTGTGCGGGTGATCCGCAAAAAAGATCCAGAAGCACCGCATAACACCCTGTTGGTGTTGGACGCGACAACTGGCCAAAACGCGCTGAGCCAAGTGGAAATTTTCAAATCGATATCGGATGTTTCTGGTTTGGTGATGACCAAGTTGGATGGAACCGCAAAGGGCGGTGTGTTGGTGGCCTTGGCGGATAAATTCGGCTTGCCCATTCATGCGATCGGCGTTGGGGAACAGATTGATGATCTAGCGCCTTTTGATCCGGCAGAATTTGCTAGCGCCCTGACTGGAGCGGACCTGTCTTGA
- a CDS encoding glutathione S-transferase N-terminal domain-containing protein — protein MTNPIDLYYWPTPNGWKISIALEEMGLPYKVHLIDINAGAQFDAAFLKLSPNGRMPAIVDPDGPDRAPISLFESGAILQYLARKTGLFYGETERQRIAVDQWLMWQMGGVGPMAGQAHHFLRYAPAMDPPQILPYAQNRYRAETKRLYTLLDKQLSVSEFVAGDFFSIADMAIWSWASLWRRQEQTLDDKPNFSRWLEIVKQRPGVQAGRALEAARRTTQLEEDREAQKLLFRQT, from the coding sequence GTGACAAATCCCATTGATCTGTACTATTGGCCCACCCCAAACGGTTGGAAAATCTCGATTGCCTTAGAAGAAATGGGATTGCCGTATAAGGTCCATCTTATTGATATTAACGCAGGGGCACAGTTTGACGCGGCGTTTTTGAAACTCTCACCAAATGGTAGAATGCCCGCGATTGTTGATCCAGACGGGCCGGATAGAGCCCCGATTTCGCTGTTTGAATCGGGTGCAATCCTACAATATTTAGCCAGAAAAACCGGGCTGTTTTACGGCGAGACCGAGCGCCAACGCATCGCGGTAGATCAATGGCTGATGTGGCAAATGGGCGGCGTCGGGCCAATGGCGGGCCAAGCCCATCATTTTTTAAGATATGCCCCAGCCATGGATCCGCCCCAAATTCTGCCCTATGCGCAAAACCGCTATCGGGCCGAAACCAAACGGCTTTACACCCTGCTTGATAAGCAGCTTTCAGTATCCGAATTCGTGGCAGGTGATTTCTTTTCCATCGCGGATATGGCAATTTGGTCTTGGGCTTCGCTCTGGCGGCGCCAAGAGCAAACCCTTGATGACAAGCCAAATTTCAGCCGATGGCTTGAGATTGTAAAGCAGCGCCCCGGCGTTCAAGCTGGGCGGGCTTTAGAGGCCGCGCGCCGCACAACGCAATTGGAAGAAGACCGAGAGGCCCAAAAGCTTTTATTCCGTCAAACCTAG
- a CDS encoding DMT family transporter: protein MSAWILTVEGTEVGHQLAMVLALSAAFLHAVFGALQKGQHDPWLSRGAIDICYFMMAMPIAVFVLPWPEPGLWPIFLGMVIIHLIYKLMQAAAYSRGAYTVVYPVVRGTGPVFTVLGAYLIFGETFTMLQWVGVAVLVLGLFGLALYNAVYLIEDRATLRAALGFALVTGLFVALYTTYDAYGIRAAQDPFVFLIWFFVLDGLSMPPFAYLRWRKMRNRPDLFPLFLRGMIGAWVAFFSFGSIMLATRLDKVGEAAILRETSTVFAALIGWYFLKEAVGPRRVALILLIAAGAVIVEVAG, encoded by the coding sequence GTGAGCGCTTGGATTCTGACGGTTGAGGGGACGGAAGTAGGCCACCAGCTTGCGATGGTGTTGGCCCTTTCAGCGGCATTTTTGCACGCGGTTTTTGGCGCTTTGCAAAAAGGGCAACACGATCCTTGGCTGTCACGCGGCGCGATTGATATCTGCTATTTTATGATGGCAATGCCCATTGCCGTCTTTGTCTTGCCTTGGCCCGAGCCGGGGCTCTGGCCCATATTTTTGGGAATGGTGATCATTCATTTGATCTATAAGCTGATGCAGGCGGCAGCCTATAGCCGTGGGGCTTACACGGTGGTTTACCCCGTGGTGCGCGGCACCGGGCCGGTATTTACGGTTTTGGGGGCTTATTTGATTTTCGGTGAAACCTTCACGATGCTGCAATGGGTGGGGGTGGCGGTTTTGGTGCTGGGGCTATTTGGCTTGGCGCTTTATAACGCGGTTTATCTGATCGAAGATCGAGCGACCTTGCGCGCCGCTTTGGGCTTTGCGCTGGTGACGGGGCTGTTTGTTGCGCTTTATACCACCTATGATGCGTATGGCATTCGCGCGGCGCAAGATCCCTTTGTTTTCTTAATATGGTTTTTTGTTCTAGATGGTCTGTCGATGCCGCCCTTTGCCTATCTGAGATGGCGTAAAATGCGCAATCGACCAGATCTATTTCCTTTGTTTTTGCGCGGCATGATTGGGGCTTGGGTGGCGTTTTTTAGCTTTGGGTCGATTATGTTGGCGACACGTCTGGACAAAGTTGGAGAAGCCGCGATATTGCGGGAAACGTCAACGGTGTTTGCGGCTTTGATCGGATGGTATTTTCTGAAAGAAGCGGTAGGCCCAAGGCGCGTTGCGTTGATTTTGTTAATCGCCGCTGGGGCCGTGATCGTGGAAGTTGCAGGATAG
- a CDS encoding inner membrane-spanning protein YciB — translation MSEKNNSPLLSSLLEIGPVIIFFAVFIWRKGEVMVIGGVEYSSLIQATAIFVPLMIASTFIGWLVNGHLSKVQVLTLVLVIFFGALTVLLNDERFFKMKPTLIYVLFGAAITYGQMRGKGYLKALLGERIPMEDIGWQLISRRLAMFFFALAALNEIIWRTQSSETWVYFKTFGLTSAVFIFMILQYPILKKYGQMDEL, via the coding sequence ATGTCGGAGAAAAACAATTCACCTCTTTTGTCATCCTTGCTTGAAATTGGGCCGGTGATCATTTTCTTTGCCGTGTTCATTTGGCGCAAGGGCGAAGTGATGGTGATTGGTGGGGTTGAATATTCTAGCTTAATTCAAGCCACCGCAATTTTTGTACCTTTGATGATAGCCTCTACCTTTATCGGCTGGTTGGTGAATGGGCATCTTTCCAAAGTGCAGGTTTTGACGCTTGTCTTGGTTATTTTCTTCGGGGCGTTAACCGTGCTGTTGAATGATGAACGGTTCTTTAAAATGAAGCCGACTTTGATTTACGTGCTGTTTGGCGCGGCGATCACCTATGGGCAGATGCGGGGAAAGGGCTATTTAAAAGCGTTGTTGGGTGAGCGGATCCCAATGGAGGATATTGGCTGGCAGCTTATCAGTCGCAGATTGGCGATGTTTTTCTTTGCTTTGGCAGCTCTAAATGAAATTATTTGGCGCACGCAATCCAGCGAAACATGGGTTTATTTCAAAACCTTCGGACTGACATCGGCCGTGTTTATTTTCATGATTCTACAATATCCAATCTTAAAGAAATATGGCCAAATGGACGAGCTTTAA